GCTCCCAATAGCCACGTTGCCACTCGCGTACGCGCGCTTTCGGCCAGCTGAGGAACGCGTCCTTGAACAGGCAGGTGATGTCGTAGGTGACCGGGCCGTAGACCGCGTCCTGGAAATCCAGCACCCCAGGGTTCGGTTCGCTGATCATCAGGTTGCGCGGCATATAGTCGCGATGCACCAACACTTTAGGCTGGGCCAGGGCGCTGTCGATCAAGTGATCGCTGGCGCGCTGCCACAAAGCCTGCTGCTGTGCATCAAACTCGATACCCAAATGCCGGCGAACGTACCATTCCGGAAACAGTTCCAGCTCACGGCGCAGCAACGCGACGTCATAGCTGGGCAGCGGCGTGTCCATCGGCAATTGCTGAAAAGCCAGCAGCGCATCGATGGCATCGGCGAACAATGGATCGGCGTTTTGCTCGTCAATCACGTCCAGATAGGTTTTTCTGCCCAGGTCATTAAGCAAAAGAAAGCCGCGCGGCAAATCTTCTGCATAAATTTTTGGCACATTTATTCCTGATTTCGCGAGTAAATCAGCGATATCGACGAAAGGTTTGCAGTTTTCCTGGGGGGGTGGCGCGTCCATTACGACGAAGGTTCGACCGCCGCCCTCCCAGCGGAAATAACGCCTGAAACTCGCGTCGCTGCTGGCTGCGGTCAATGTGGCCGGTGGTACGGCACCCCAGTCCTGAGCGTTGAAAAGGATCGGCAACTGCTCATCCAGCCAGACTTTCAGCTGTTGTAAACGTAGATCTTGCTCGGGCATTACAAGGGTCTCCGACGGCGCTAGCCGTCAAGCGGGTCATGCTTTATTATCACGCATCTTTTTCAGACCATCGAGAGGCGTGCGGCCCAAACCGCGGGCAGATGGCACGCAGGAAGCCCGGACTA
The sequence above is a segment of the Pseudomonas sp. R76 genome. Coding sequences within it:
- a CDS encoding aminoglycoside phosphotransferase family protein; its protein translation is MPEQDLRLQQLKVWLDEQLPILFNAQDWGAVPPATLTAASSDASFRRYFRWEGGGRTFVVMDAPPPQENCKPFVDIADLLAKSGINVPKIYAEDLPRGFLLLNDLGRKTYLDVIDEQNADPLFADAIDALLAFQQLPMDTPLPSYDVALLRRELELFPEWYVRRHLGIEFDAQQQALWQRASDHLIDSALAQPKVLVHRDYMPRNLMISEPNPGVLDFQDAVYGPVTYDITCLFKDAFLSWPKARVREWQRGYWERAGQLGIPVQADFEEFQRASDLMGVQRHLKVIGIFARICHRDGKPRYLADVPRFFAYIEAVLADRPELAELGELFASLSEPVEAGV